In Paenibacillus kyungheensis, the following are encoded in one genomic region:
- a CDS encoding allantoinase produces the protein MQPELDLIITEGTVVLPDRVAKMDIGIRNGKIQSLTPSIPYTHGVAVIQADGLHILPGTVDIHVHFNEPGLGSWEGFQTGSAALAAGGITTYVDMPLNGVPPTTNAEHLEAKKQVAKQHSYVDYALWGGLVEGNVDQLAEMSAGGVVGFKAFMSEPGGEGEDIFTRADDTTLRSGMTEIARLGHVLALHAEDEPTVSALANQAVAEGRTGVRDYLDSRPIEAEVIAVKRALEYSRQTNCALHFVHISSREAVDIITAAKQEGLDVTVETCPHYLVLTDQDVEDQGVLAKCAPPLRSATEQSALWDAVALGLIDIIASDHSPCPPEMKQSNNFFEAWGGISGAQSTLLLMLEEGYHRRQISLPAIANMLSKHPAERIGVSQSKGQIKVGLDADLVLVNLEQSYTLEHDDLYDKHRQSPYVGYSFSSTVHKTIVRGHIVYDQSSGLTDTCIGQFIAYQTGGVIHG, from the coding sequence ATGCAACCAGAACTGGATCTGATTATTACTGAAGGCACTGTTGTATTACCAGATCGTGTAGCCAAAATGGATATTGGTATTCGAAATGGCAAAATACAATCACTAACTCCTTCTATCCCTTATACACATGGAGTGGCTGTGATTCAAGCGGATGGATTGCATATATTACCGGGAACCGTTGATATTCATGTTCATTTTAATGAACCCGGATTAGGCAGTTGGGAAGGATTTCAGACAGGTTCGGCAGCTCTTGCCGCAGGAGGAATAACTACCTATGTTGATATGCCACTAAATGGTGTACCACCAACTACAAATGCTGAACATTTGGAAGCCAAAAAGCAAGTAGCCAAGCAACATTCTTATGTTGATTATGCACTCTGGGGTGGACTGGTAGAAGGAAATGTTGATCAATTAGCAGAAATGTCAGCAGGCGGTGTAGTGGGGTTCAAAGCATTTATGTCAGAACCGGGTGGAGAAGGAGAAGATATCTTCACCAGAGCAGACGATACTACGTTACGATCTGGAATGACAGAGATTGCTAGATTAGGTCATGTGCTTGCATTACATGCTGAAGATGAACCCACCGTATCTGCACTAGCCAATCAAGCAGTAGCAGAAGGAAGAACAGGAGTAAGAGATTATCTGGATTCCCGACCGATTGAAGCTGAAGTGATAGCTGTGAAGCGTGCACTGGAGTATAGCCGTCAGACGAATTGCGCGCTCCATTTTGTGCATATTAGTAGCCGGGAAGCGGTCGATATCATTACCGCTGCTAAGCAAGAAGGACTGGATGTAACTGTAGAGACATGTCCTCATTATTTAGTACTAACCGATCAAGATGTAGAAGATCAAGGTGTACTTGCTAAATGTGCACCGCCTTTACGTAGTGCTACAGAGCAATCTGCTCTCTGGGATGCAGTCGCACTCGGGCTTATAGATATTATTGCTTCAGATCATTCGCCTTGCCCGCCTGAAATGAAGCAATCGAACAATTTTTTTGAAGCATGGGGCGGTATATCCGGAGCACAGAGCACATTGTTATTGATGCTGGAAGAAGGTTATCATCGGCGTCAGATCTCGTTGCCAGCGATAGCAAATATGTTATCAAAGCATCCGGCTGAACGTATAGGAGTATCTCAATCTAAAGGTCAGATTAAAGTAGGCTTAGATGCAGATCTTGTACTTGTGAATCTGGAGCAATCGTATACGCTGGAACATGATGATCTGTATGATAAACATCGTCAAAGCCCTTATGTAGGATATTCCTTTTCCTCGACGGTGCACAAGACGATAGTACGCGGACATATTGTATATGACCAGTCATCTGGATTGACGGATACATGTATCGGACAATTTATTGCTTATCAGACAGGAGGAGTGATTCATGGCTAA